CAGTCAAACGAGGGGGAGATGGGACCAGCGACGCCTGTGGTTGCGACGGCCACACCCTGACGCTGGACACCCTGCGGCGCTAACCTCTGCGACGTGACCGTACCCGACGCCGGACTGGACCCCGAGACCCAGGCCCTGATGGACGAGGGGGACCGGCTGGCCCGCCATCTGGCGCAGACGCTGGACGCCACCTTGCATGACCAGCCGCGCCTGATCTTCCTGGGGCGCAGCCTTGCCCTGAATCTAGTGCGCGCCTTCCTGCCCACCGTGGAACACGTCACCGGGCGGGCCGGAAAGCCGCTGCACGCGCTCCTGGAACTGGACGAACGTGGGCGGGTGGTGGTGCAGACGGTTACGGGGGATGGGGAGCTGAACGCAGTTCTTCCCGTGGACGACCTGCTCCGTGACCTCCTCTTTGTAAGTGGTCTGCTCAATCCGGTGGTCAGGTCACATCTGCAAGAGGCTGTGCGTGGCGACGAACACCACGCCACCCGCGCCCTGGTCGCCTGCCTGAAAAGCCGCCCAGTGCTGGACGCGATGGGACGACAGATTCGCGGCTGGATGGGAGAGCGGCAGGGCCGCTGATCCTGGCGAACCATACGGCATTACGCTCAGAGTAGAATTACCCTCATGACCTCTCCCGCCACCGACAAGCCTGCGCCGGACGCCCCGAAGCCCGACACGCTGGTGCTGATCGACGGACACGCGCTGGCGTTCCGCTCGTATTTCGCGCTGCCGCCGCTGAGCAACTCCAAGGGCGAGGCCACCAATGCCATCGTCGGTTTTCTGCGCCTGACCCTGCGCCTGGCCCGGCAGCGCAGCAACCAGATCATCATCCTCTTCGATCCGCCGGTCAAAACCTTCCGGCACGAGCAGTTCGACGGCTACAAGTCGGGCCGGGCCGAGATGCCCTCCGACCTGCCGGGGCAGATCAACCGCATTCGCGAAATCGTCGATGCCATCGGCTTTCCGCGTCTGGAAGAACCCGGCTACGAGGCCGACGACGTAATCGCTTCCCTGACCCGCAAGGCCGAGGGCAACGGCATGCAGGTCCGTATCGTGACCAGTGACCGCGACGCCTACCAGCTGCTTGATGACCATGTGCGCGTCATCACCAATGATTTCCGGCTGATCGGGCCCGCCGAGGTGCTGGAAAAATACGGCGTGACCGTGCGTCAGTGGGTGGATTACCGCGCCATGACGGGGGACGCCAGCGACAACATCCCCGGCGCGAAGGGAATCGGTCCCAAGACTGCCGCCAAACTGCTGCAGGACTACGGCACGCTGGACAAGATTTACGAGGCCGCCCACGCTGGCACACTGGAGCCGAAGGGCACGCGCGAGAAGCTGCTGGCCTCCGAAAAGGACGTGCAGTTCAGCCACCAGATGTCATGCATGGTGACCGATCTGCCGCTGGACGTGGAATTCGGGACGGGCCGCCTGCCGGGCAACCCCGCGCGTCTCGCGGAGTTGATCGGGGAACTGGAACTGCATGCCATCGGGCGCGATATTGCCGGGCTGGACGCTCAGGAGGAGGTGGCCCCCGACACAGAACTTCATCCCGACGACGAGGCCGCCGCGCCCGCCGCCTTTGAGGCACCTCGCACCGAGGCGTGGCGCACCCCGAAGGAGGGCGTGATCTGGGGCTACGTTCTGTCGCGTGAGGATGACCTGACGGCGGCGCTGACCGGGGCCGCCACCTTCGAGCCGACAAAGGACGGGGCCGGGATCACCCGCGAGGCCCCCAGCCAGGAACCGGAGGAGTGGCAGAAGGCTGGGGCCATGTCCTCCACGCCCAACCTGTTCGACACAGACGGCCCTACCACCAAGAAGGAACAGAAGGCCGCTGAGAAGGCGGTCAAGGACGCGGAAAAAGCCCTTGCCAAACTTCGTGCCCAGTTTCCCGCCACCGTGGACGACACGGAGTTCGTGGGCCAGCGCCGGGTCAATGCGGCGGCGGCCAAAGCCCTGGCCGCCCACTTGAGCGTGCGCGGAACCGTGGTGGAGCCGGGTGAGGATCCACTGCTCATGGCCTACCTGCTGGATCCGGGCAACATGAACATGGCGGTGGTGACCAAGCGTTACCTGAACGTGGCCTGGCCGGACGACGCCCCCGCCCGCGCGTCCATCACCGCGCGGCTGCTCCGGGACCTGCCGCCTCAACTGGATGAGGCCCGCACCAGACTGTACGAGGACATGGAAAAGCCGCTGGCCGCCGTCCTGACCCGTATGGAAGTGCGCGGCGTGCGCCTGGACTCCGAGTACCTGCGTGGGCTGGCCGCGTCGACCGCTGCCCGCCTGCAGACGCTGGAGGCCGAGATCCACACGCACGCCGGACGTGAATTCTCCATCCGCAGTCCGCAGCAGCTTGAGACCGTGCTGTACGACGAACTCGGCCTTGCCAGCGGCAAGAAGACCAAACTGACGGGCAAGCGCAGCACGGCGATCAGCGCCCTCGAGCCGCTGCGCGACGAACACCCCGTCATCCCCTTGCTGCTGGAATACCGCGAGCTGGACAAGCTGCGGGGGACGTACCTTGATCCGCTGCCCAGCCTTGTCAATCCACGCACGGGGCGCCTGCACACCACCTTCGCGCAGACGGCGGTGGCGACAGGGCGCCTGAGCAGCCTGAATCCCAACCTCCAGAACATCCCCATCCGCTCGCAGGTGGGACGTGAGATTCGCAAGGGCTTTATCGCGGATAAGGGCTTTTGCCTGATTGCCGCCGACTACTCGCAGATCGAGTTGCGGCTGCTGGCCCACATCTCCAGCGATCCCCTGATGCAGCGGGCCTTTCAAGAGGGCGCGGACATTCACCGCCGCACCGCCGCGCAGGTGCTGGGGCTGGACGAGGGTGGCATTACCCCCGATCAGCGCCGCGCCGCCAAGACGGTCAATTTCGGCGTGCTGTATGGCATGAGCGCCCACCGCCTCAGCAACGATCTGGGGATTCCCTACGTGGAGGCAGCCTCGTTTATCGAGATCTACTTCAGCACGTATCCGGGCATCCGCAAGTACATTGACGAGACGCTGGAGTTTGGCCGCACGCACGGTTACGTGGAAACCATGTATGGCCGCCGCCGCTACGTCCCTGAACTGACGTCCACCAACCGCAACGTGCGCGAGGCCGGCGAGCGGCTGGCCTACAACATGCCCATTCAGGGCACGGCCTCCGACATCATCAAGCTGGCGATGGTCAAACTGGACAAGGAACTGGACGCGCTCGGCGCCCGCCTGCTGCTTCAGGTGCATGATGAACTGCTGATCGAGGCGCCCGAGCACCGTTCCGACGAGGTGGCCCGCATCACCCGTCAGATCATGGAGGGAGCGGCCACCCTGAGTGTGCCGCTGGCCGTGGAGGCTGGGGTGGGGCCGAACTGGTACGACGCGAAGTAGAGGTTGTGCTGCTCATAAGCTGAACACTTTTCCTCTGGCCAGTCAGTGTTCGGGTGCAGTTGACCCATCCAGGCCCGTGCTGTCGTGGCCGTCTTCCGCTGTCAGGCCGTCTCTCCAGGGCGTGCACGCAATGGGGTTGAGCCTGTCTGATGGGCCCGTGTGCGACACGCCGTAGGCTATGAGGCGATGAACGTTCTTGTCGCTCCTGATGACCGCGCCGCCCTGTGGGCCGCCCTTCTGGCCCTGCCTGTCACCTGGGATTGGGCTGCGCTGCCCGCAGAGGGCGTGACGCTCCCCAGCGGCCTGCGCTTCATACGCCTCGAGGTGAATGAAGACATCTTCTGCCTATATCTGACCCTTCTTGAATCCGAGCCCTTCTACACGCAACTCGAGGACGGCGATGGCGACTTCACCGATGAGGAGCGGGATAACCCTGACATCGCTATCGCGCGACATCACGATGAGGCGGGCGAACGGTTGCAGGCCGTGGTCGCTGAAGCCGCGCAGGTTTTCGGCGAGCCCAGTGAGGAGCGGGGAGGCGCAAGCTGGCTGCTGGAGGACCGGACGATCTATGTGACGACCGTGCAATGGGACAAGGAAACCCCGATTGAGGTCAGCGTGGTGCTGCTTCCCCCGGGGATCATACGGATCGCTTTATGACGTCCAGTCTGGACCTGGGGCGCACAGCGCATGTTCGGGCACGTCCCTGACCCACTGGAACCGTTCGCCTCGTCTCCCGGGACGTACATCGACTTGGCCGATACGCCCTGCTTGACAGCCATTGAAAACGGGGCCGGGCGTCATCGCTGAACTGACCCGGCCCCTCCTGGCCTGAACATCAGCCGCCGAAGAAGGTTTGGGCCAGTAAAAAGACGTTCAAGCCAATGATCAGCACCGTGATGGCCCAGCCCACCCATTTCCAGAACGGCTTGATCACAAACTCGCCCATCTTGCGCCTGTCCCCGCTGAACATCATCAGCGGCACGACGGCGAAGGACAGTTGCATGGACAAGATTACCTGCGACAGGATCAGCAGTTGCCCGGTTCCCTTCTCGCCGTAGATCAGCACCACAATGACGGTGGGGATAATGGCGATCAGGCGCGTGACCAGCCGCCGCACCCACGGCTTAAGGCGGATGTTCACGAAGCCTTCCATCACGATCTGTCCGGTCAGGGTCCCGGTCAGGGTGCTGTTTTGCCCCGAGGCCAGGAGCGCCACAGCGAACAGCACGCTGGCGGCCCCCGCACCCAGGATGGGGGAGAGCAGCTTGTAAGCTTCCTGGATCTCGGCTATGTCGGTGCGCCCGGCGAAATGGAAGGCGGCGGCCGCGAGGATCAGGATCGAGGCGTTGATGAAAAAGGCGAAGGTCAGGGCAATTGAGGAATCCCAGGTGGCGAACCTGATCGCCTCGCGCTTGCCCTCGGGCGACTTGTCGTAGCCGCGCGTGTTGACGATGGCCGAGTGCAGGTACAGGTTGTGCGGCATGACCGTCGCGCCCAGAATACCGATGCCGACGTACAGCACAGCGGGGTCGAGCAACTGCCGGGTGGGCACCAGACCGCCCAGGAGGGGAGCGAGTTCGGGCTTGGAAAAGATCATCTCGAACAGGAAGGCCACGGCAATGGTGGCGATAAGGGTGATGACCAGCGCCTCCACGTAGCGGAAGCCCTTGTTCTGCAAGAGCAGGATCAGCAGCACGTCGGCGACGGTCAGGATCACGCCGATCAGCAGGGGCAGGCCGAACAGCAGGTTGAGGGCGATGGCCGTGCCGATCACCTCGGCCAGATCGGTGGCGATAATCGCGATCTCGGCGGAGATCCACAGGGCCATGGCGGCAGGTTTGCTGAAGTGGTCACGGCAGGCCTGCGCCAGATCGCGCCCGGTGGCGATGCCCAGCCGGGCGGTCAGGGCCTGCAGGTAGATCGCCATCAGGCTGGAGATCAGCACCATGCTCAGCAGGGTGTAGCCGTAGGCGCTGCCCCCCGCGATTGACGTGGCCCAGTTGCCCGGGTCCATGTAGCCCACCGCAACGAGTGCTCCCGGTCCCAGGAAGGCCAGGAAGCGCCGCCAGGGTGGTTTGCTGTAATCGATCCTGATGCGCTTGACATCGCTCAGCGATTCGCCCAGATTCTCCTGCCGCCACCCCTTGTCGGTGATCATTCGCACGTACCGGGAAGGTGGCTGAGGTCGGGCGCGCAGAAGGGGGAGACGGGACCGGGGAGAGTGGGCGGAAAGGCAACCACAACAATCATGGCGTACCTTAGGTCCACCTAAAACGAAATGCAAGTGTCCTGCCATCTCCTCGGCGGAGGCACTGGGATGGGCGGCTCGCAAAATGTGAGTCCTAGCAGAAAGGACAGCTGGAGGCCGCAGAGAAATTCATCCTCTAAGCTGGGGCGCATGACCATCAAAGCGGTGTTCTGGGATATCGGCGGCGTGTTGCTCACCAACGGCTGGGACCGGGAACAGCGTGCGGACGTGCTGGAGCGGTTTGGTCTGGACATCACGGAGTTCACGGAGCGCCACAAACTGGCCGCACCGGAACTGGAACTGGGCCGGATGACCCTGGCCGAGTATCTGGGACAGACCCTGTTCTACGCCCCGCGTGACTTTACGCCCGACGAGTTCCGCGCCGCGATGGAGGCCGAGAGCAAGTCGCACCCCGATGCGTTGGCACTGGCGCGTGAGCTGTCG
This genomic interval from Deinococcus humi contains the following:
- a CDS encoding Nramp family divalent metal transporter; translated protein: MITDKGWRQENLGESLSDVKRIRIDYSKPPWRRFLAFLGPGALVAVGYMDPGNWATSIAGGSAYGYTLLSMVLISSLMAIYLQALTARLGIATGRDLAQACRDHFSKPAAMALWISAEIAIIATDLAEVIGTAIALNLLFGLPLLIGVILTVADVLLILLLQNKGFRYVEALVITLIATIAVAFLFEMIFSKPELAPLLGGLVPTRQLLDPAVLYVGIGILGATVMPHNLYLHSAIVNTRGYDKSPEGKREAIRFATWDSSIALTFAFFINASILILAAAAFHFAGRTDIAEIQEAYKLLSPILGAGAASVLFAVALLASGQNSTLTGTLTGQIVMEGFVNIRLKPWVRRLVTRLIAIIPTVIVVLIYGEKGTGQLLILSQVILSMQLSFAVVPLMMFSGDRRKMGEFVIKPFWKWVGWAITVLIIGLNVFLLAQTFFGG
- the polA gene encoding DNA polymerase I produces the protein MTSPATDKPAPDAPKPDTLVLIDGHALAFRSYFALPPLSNSKGEATNAIVGFLRLTLRLARQRSNQIIILFDPPVKTFRHEQFDGYKSGRAEMPSDLPGQINRIREIVDAIGFPRLEEPGYEADDVIASLTRKAEGNGMQVRIVTSDRDAYQLLDDHVRVITNDFRLIGPAEVLEKYGVTVRQWVDYRAMTGDASDNIPGAKGIGPKTAAKLLQDYGTLDKIYEAAHAGTLEPKGTREKLLASEKDVQFSHQMSCMVTDLPLDVEFGTGRLPGNPARLAELIGELELHAIGRDIAGLDAQEEVAPDTELHPDDEAAAPAAFEAPRTEAWRTPKEGVIWGYVLSREDDLTAALTGAATFEPTKDGAGITREAPSQEPEEWQKAGAMSSTPNLFDTDGPTTKKEQKAAEKAVKDAEKALAKLRAQFPATVDDTEFVGQRRVNAAAAKALAAHLSVRGTVVEPGEDPLLMAYLLDPGNMNMAVVTKRYLNVAWPDDAPARASITARLLRDLPPQLDEARTRLYEDMEKPLAAVLTRMEVRGVRLDSEYLRGLAASTAARLQTLEAEIHTHAGREFSIRSPQQLETVLYDELGLASGKKTKLTGKRSTAISALEPLRDEHPVIPLLLEYRELDKLRGTYLDPLPSLVNPRTGRLHTTFAQTAVATGRLSSLNPNLQNIPIRSQVGREIRKGFIADKGFCLIAADYSQIELRLLAHISSDPLMQRAFQEGADIHRRTAAQVLGLDEGGITPDQRRAAKTVNFGVLYGMSAHRLSNDLGIPYVEAASFIEIYFSTYPGIRKYIDETLEFGRTHGYVETMYGRRRYVPELTSTNRNVREAGERLAYNMPIQGTASDIIKLAMVKLDKELDALGARLLLQVHDELLIEAPEHRSDEVARITRQIMEGAATLSVPLAVEAGVGPNWYDAK